A genomic segment from Natator depressus isolate rNatDep1 chromosome 19, rNatDep2.hap1, whole genome shotgun sequence encodes:
- the RCC1 gene encoding regulator of chromosome condensation, protein MPGKRAAKKSPTPEEGSPERKKIKVCHSSHRTEPGLVLTLGQGDVGQLGLGEDVMERKRPALVQLPEKIVQAEAGGMHTVCLSETGKIYSFGCNDEGALGRDTSEEGSETTPGLVELQEKVVQVSAGDSHTAALTEDGRVFLWGSFRDNNGVIGLLEPMKKSALPVRLQLDVPVLKIVSGNDHLVLLTVDGDLYTCGCGEQGQLGRVPELFANRGGRKGLQRLLVPQRVPLKGRSGKGRVRFQDAFCGAYFTFAVTQEGHVYGFGLSNYHQLGTQDTEPCFAPQNLTSFKNSTKSWVGFSGGQHHTVCMDSEGKAYSLGRAEYGRLGLGEGAEEKSMPTPIPELPSVSSIACGASVGYAVTQEGRAFAWGMGTNYQLGTGEEDDVWSPVEMTGKQLENRVVLSVSSGGQHTVLLAREKEQS, encoded by the exons ATGCCGGGAAAGCGTGCTGCAAAGAAGAGCCCGACACCAGAAGAAGGGTCTCCCGAGAGGAAGAAGATTAAAG TCTGCCATTCATCACACCGGACAGAGCCTGGACTGGTGCTGACACTGGGACAGGGGGACGTTGGGCAGCTGGGCCTGGGAGAGGATGTGATGGAAAGGAAGAGGCCAGCCCTGGTGCAGCTGCCCGAGAAGATCGTCCAGGCAGAAGCAGGGGGAATGCACACCGTCTGCCTTAGCGAGACGGGCAAA ATCTACTCCTTTGGCTGCAACGACGAAGGTGCCCTGGGACGCGACACCTCCGAGGAGGGCTCAGAGACCACCCCGgggctggtggagctgcaggagaagGTGGTGCAGGTGTCTGCCGGCGATAGTCACACAGCAGCGCTGACGGAGGACGGCAGGGTCTTCCTCTGGGGCTCTTTCCGG GATAACAATGGAGTCATCGGTTTGCTGGAGCCCATGAAGAAGAGTGCCCTTCCGGTGCGACTGCAGCTAGATGTGCCTGTCCTTAAAATAGTCTCAG GGAACGATCACTTAGTGCTGCTGACTGTGGACGGGGACCTGTACACATGTGGTTGTGGCGAGCAGGGCCAGCTGGGAAGGGTGCCGGAGCTCTTTGCCAACCGGGGAGGAAGGAAAGGCTTAC AACGACTGCTCGTGCCTCAGCGTGTCCCTCTCAAGGGGAGAAGTGGCAAGGGCCGGGTGCGCTTCCAGGACGCCTTCTGCGGGGCGTACTTCACCTTCGCCGTCACCCAGGAGGGCCACGTTTACGGCTTCGGCCTCTCGAACTACCACCAGCTGG GGACGCAGGACACCGAGCCCTGCTTTGCTCCCCAGAATCTGACATCCTTCAAGAACTCCACCAAGTCCTGGGTGGGGTTTTCGGGCGGCCAGCACCACACGGTGTGCATGGACTCGGAAG GGAAAGCCTACAGCCTGGGCAGGGCAGAGTACGGCCGGTTAgggcttggagaaggggcagaagagaagagcatgcccacccccatcccggagCTGCCAAGCGTCTCCTCCATCGCCTGCGGGGCGTCTGTTGGCTATGCTGTTACCCAGGAAG GGCGAGCGTTTGCTTGGGGCATGGGCACCAACTACCAGCTGGGCACAGGGGAAGAGGACGACGTCTGGAGCCCCGTGGAGATGACTGGCAAGCAGCTGGAGAATCGCGTCGTCCTGTCTGTGTCCAGTGGGGGGCAGCACACCGTCTTGCTGGCCAGAGAAAAGGAGCAGAGTTGA